The Nothobranchius furzeri strain GRZ-AD chromosome 6, NfurGRZ-RIMD1, whole genome shotgun sequence genome includes a region encoding these proteins:
- the smad7 gene encoding mothers against decapentaplegic homolog 7, producing MFRTKRSGLVRRLWRSRAPVEGDGETDRGTHGSGGCCMGKATKVAKSNAGSEAELKALTHSLLKKIKEKHLEVLLQAVESKGGARSPCLLLPSKVDAKVGQQSYSLPMLLYKVFRWPDLRHSSELKRLSCCESYGKTNPDPVCCNPHHMSRLCELESPPPPYSRYPMDYLKPPDSPDSGPSSSETGGTTYSAPVGLSDSLALQESGERAHWCVVAYWEEKTRVGRLYSVQEPSLDIFYDLPQGNGFCLGQLCSDNKSQLVQMVRAKIGYGIQLTREPDGVWVYNRSCYPIFIKSATLDNPDSRTLLVHKVFPGFSIKAFDYDKAGSLQRPNDHEFTQQPRTGFTVQISFVKGWGQCYTRQFISSCPCWLEVIFNTR from the exons ATGTTTAGGACCAAACGATCGGGGCTCGTCCGGCGACTCTGGAGGAGCCGTGCGCCCGTGGAGGGCGACGGGGAGACGGATAGAGGAACGCATGGCTCCGGGGGCTGCTGCATGGGCAAAGCGACAAAGGTGGCCAAGTCCAACGCAGGCTCGGAGGCTGAACTGAAGGCGTTGACCCACTCTTTGCTGAAAAAGATCAAAGAGAAACATTTAGAGGTGCTTTTGCAGGCGGTGGAGTCCAAGGGGGGTGCCCGCAGCCCTTGCTTGCTGCTGCCCAGCAAAGTGGACGCCAAAGTGGGTCAGCAGTCTTACTCTCTCCCCATGCTGCTCTACAAAGTGTTCAGGTGGCCGGATCTCAGGCATTCCTCGGAGCTGAAGAGGCTGTCTTGCTGTGAATCCTACGGGAAAACCAACCCGGACCCCGTTTGCTGCAACCCGCACCACATGAGCAGGCTTTGTGAACTCG AGTCTCCCCCTCCTCCATATTCACGCTATCCCATGGATTATCTCAAACCACCAG ATTCTCCAGACTCTGGACCTTCATCCAGTGAGACTGGAGGAACGACGTACTCGGCCCCCGTGGGGCTTTCAG ATTCGTTGGCGTTGCAGGAGTCTGGCGAGCGCGCCCACTGGTGCGTGGTGGCATACTGGGAGGAAAAGACGCGCGTCGGACGCCTCTACTCAGTCCAGGAGCCATCTCTGGACATCTTCTATGATCTACCTCAAGGGAACGGCTTCTGCCTGGGCCAACTCTGCTCTGACAACAAGTCCCAACTGGTGCAGATGGTGCGGGCGAAGATCGGCTACGGCATCCAGCTCACACGCGAGCCGGACGGAGTGTGGGTCTACAACCGCAGCTGCTACCCCATCTTCATCAAGTCGGCCACACTGGACAACCCGGACTCGCGCACGCTGCTAGTGCACAAGGTCTTTCCCGGATtctccatcaaagcttttgactacGACAAGGCCGGCAGCCTGCAGAGGCCGAACGACCACGAATTCACACAGCAGCCTCGCACGGGCTTCACGGTGCAGATAAGCTTTGTGAAAGGCTGGGGACAGTGCTACACCAGACAGTTTATCAGCAGCTGCCCGTGTTGGTTGGAAGTGATCTTCAATACTCGATAG